One region of Rhineura floridana isolate rRhiFlo1 chromosome 20, rRhiFlo1.hap2, whole genome shotgun sequence genomic DNA includes:
- the PIP5KL1 gene encoding phosphatidylinositol 4-phosphate 5-kinase-like protein 1 isoform X2: MQSVFYPHERIVERYDIKGCEVGRWSDPAPKGSEIIVVFKDLNFGEKTICLGQQRTWMVNQMELDTQFLKDLGVIDYSLLVGVQPLHEDEQILSHALTNIIARTMTDNCESDLQRGHPRREDLNPRSLSHSSSGDQFYKLSRESRYTVQNVLTLYLEKKGNLEKDPERSARSETFLRDVLAPYLLQGTSFEQTTPPSTTVTEDSGQSSTLTTLAESLLHLAQNRRFLPHSRNALHVIDGPDNRYFVGIVDLFTVYSFRKKLEHFWKGIRYPGQNFSTVGPACYARRLCKWVQDHTT, translated from the exons ATGCAGAGTGTCTTTTACCCTCACGAGAGGATTGTTGAGCG GTATGATATTAAAGGGTGTGAAGTTGGCCGCTGGTCAGACCCGGCCCCTAAAGGCAGCGAAATCATTGTGGTATTTAAGGACCTAAACTTTGGAGAAAAGACCATTTGCCTTG GTCAACAGCGTACCTGGATGGTGAACCAAATGGAGCTAGACACACAGTTCCTGAAGGACTTGGGCGTGATAGACTACAGCCTCCTGGTGGGCGTGCAGCCCCTTCATGAGGATGAGCAGATCCTGAGCCATGCACTTACCAACATAATTGCCAGGACAAT GACGGACAACTGCGAGAGTGACCTTCAGAGAGGGCACCCCAGACGTGAAGATTTGAATCCTCGGTCTTTGAGCCACTCCTCCAGCGGGGACCAGTTTTACAAGCTGTCTCGAGAAAGCAGGTACACTGTCCAGAACGTCCTGACGTTGTACTTGGAAAAAAAAGGCAACCTAGAGAAGGACCCGGAGCGTTCCGCGAGAAGCGAGACCTTCCTTCGGGATGTCCTGGCCCCGTACCTGTTGCAGGGGACCAGCTTCGAACAAACGACCCCGCCTTCCACTACCGTCACAGAGGACAGCGGGCAGTCCTCCACCCTCACCACCCTGGCAGAGTCGCTTTTGCACCTGGCCCAGAACAGGCGCTTCCTTCCTCACTCGCGGAACGCCTTGCATGTGATCGACGGGCCCGATAACCGCTACTTTGTCGGCATCGTCGACCTCTTCACAGTCTATAGCTTCCGCAAGAAGCTGGAGCATTTCTGGAAGGGCATTCGGTACCCGGGCCAAAATTTCTCCACAGTTGGCCCTGCCTGTTACGCCAGGAGGCTTTGTAAGTGGGTACAAGACCATACCACATGA
- the PIP5KL1 gene encoding phosphatidylinositol 4-phosphate 5-kinase-like protein 1 isoform X1: protein MAVFRRHSQRQYALECQLLETAGGRAAVVPRFCLQASHFGIWLATRYFIIMQSVFYPHERIVERYDIKGCEVGRWSDPAPKGSEIIVVFKDLNFGEKTICLGQQRTWMVNQMELDTQFLKDLGVIDYSLLVGVQPLHEDEQILSHALTNIIARTMTDNCESDLQRGHPRREDLNPRSLSHSSSGDQFYKLSRESRYTVQNVLTLYLEKKGNLEKDPERSARSETFLRDVLAPYLLQGTSFEQTTPPSTTVTEDSGQSSTLTTLAESLLHLAQNRRFLPHSRNALHVIDGPDNRYFVGIVDLFTVYSFRKKLEHFWKGIRYPGQNFSTVGPACYARRLCKWVQDHTT, encoded by the exons atggctgtgtttcgccGCCACAGTCAAAGACAGTATGCTttggaatgccagttgctggaaaccgcaggagggagagctgctgttgtgccccggttctgcttgcaggcttcccatttcggcatctggttggccact AGATACTTCATCATCATGCAGAGTGTCTTTTACCCTCACGAGAGGATTGTTGAGCG GTATGATATTAAAGGGTGTGAAGTTGGCCGCTGGTCAGACCCGGCCCCTAAAGGCAGCGAAATCATTGTGGTATTTAAGGACCTAAACTTTGGAGAAAAGACCATTTGCCTTG GTCAACAGCGTACCTGGATGGTGAACCAAATGGAGCTAGACACACAGTTCCTGAAGGACTTGGGCGTGATAGACTACAGCCTCCTGGTGGGCGTGCAGCCCCTTCATGAGGATGAGCAGATCCTGAGCCATGCACTTACCAACATAATTGCCAGGACAAT GACGGACAACTGCGAGAGTGACCTTCAGAGAGGGCACCCCAGACGTGAAGATTTGAATCCTCGGTCTTTGAGCCACTCCTCCAGCGGGGACCAGTTTTACAAGCTGTCTCGAGAAAGCAGGTACACTGTCCAGAACGTCCTGACGTTGTACTTGGAAAAAAAAGGCAACCTAGAGAAGGACCCGGAGCGTTCCGCGAGAAGCGAGACCTTCCTTCGGGATGTCCTGGCCCCGTACCTGTTGCAGGGGACCAGCTTCGAACAAACGACCCCGCCTTCCACTACCGTCACAGAGGACAGCGGGCAGTCCTCCACCCTCACCACCCTGGCAGAGTCGCTTTTGCACCTGGCCCAGAACAGGCGCTTCCTTCCTCACTCGCGGAACGCCTTGCATGTGATCGACGGGCCCGATAACCGCTACTTTGTCGGCATCGTCGACCTCTTCACAGTCTATAGCTTCCGCAAGAAGCTGGAGCATTTCTGGAAGGGCATTCGGTACCCGGGCCAAAATTTCTCCACAGTTGGCCCTGCCTGTTACGCCAGGAGGCTTTGTAAGTGGGTACAAGACCATACCACATGA
- the PIP5KL1 gene encoding phosphatidylinositol 4-phosphate 5-kinase-like protein 1 isoform X3, with protein sequence MLWNASCWKPQEGELLLCPGSACRLPISASGWPLDTSSSCRVSFTLTRGLLSGQQRTWMVNQMELDTQFLKDLGVIDYSLLVGVQPLHEDEQILSHALTNIIARTMTDNCESDLQRGHPRREDLNPRSLSHSSSGDQFYKLSRESRYTVQNVLTLYLEKKGNLEKDPERSARSETFLRDVLAPYLLQGTSFEQTTPPSTTVTEDSGQSSTLTTLAESLLHLAQNRRFLPHSRNALHVIDGPDNRYFVGIVDLFTVYSFRKKLEHFWKGIRYPGQNFSTVGPACYARRLCKWVQDHTT encoded by the exons ATGCTttggaatgccagttgctggaaaccgcaggagggagagctgctgttgtgccccggttctgcttgcaggcttcccatttcggcatctggttggccact AGATACTTCATCATCATGCAGAGTGTCTTTTACCCTCACGAGAGGATTGTTGAGCG GTCAACAGCGTACCTGGATGGTGAACCAAATGGAGCTAGACACACAGTTCCTGAAGGACTTGGGCGTGATAGACTACAGCCTCCTGGTGGGCGTGCAGCCCCTTCATGAGGATGAGCAGATCCTGAGCCATGCACTTACCAACATAATTGCCAGGACAAT GACGGACAACTGCGAGAGTGACCTTCAGAGAGGGCACCCCAGACGTGAAGATTTGAATCCTCGGTCTTTGAGCCACTCCTCCAGCGGGGACCAGTTTTACAAGCTGTCTCGAGAAAGCAGGTACACTGTCCAGAACGTCCTGACGTTGTACTTGGAAAAAAAAGGCAACCTAGAGAAGGACCCGGAGCGTTCCGCGAGAAGCGAGACCTTCCTTCGGGATGTCCTGGCCCCGTACCTGTTGCAGGGGACCAGCTTCGAACAAACGACCCCGCCTTCCACTACCGTCACAGAGGACAGCGGGCAGTCCTCCACCCTCACCACCCTGGCAGAGTCGCTTTTGCACCTGGCCCAGAACAGGCGCTTCCTTCCTCACTCGCGGAACGCCTTGCATGTGATCGACGGGCCCGATAACCGCTACTTTGTCGGCATCGTCGACCTCTTCACAGTCTATAGCTTCCGCAAGAAGCTGGAGCATTTCTGGAAGGGCATTCGGTACCCGGGCCAAAATTTCTCCACAGTTGGCCCTGCCTGTTACGCCAGGAGGCTTTGTAAGTGGGTACAAGACCATACCACATGA